One window of the Candidatus Zixiibacteriota bacterium genome contains the following:
- a CDS encoding Beta-lactamase, giving the protein MKNWQKGLFIALGALFLILLAVFISSSASAAADVTGHWDGAISLPGTELKITVNFTNDSTGALAGTIDIPQQGANNLPLGNVSQIENTVQFQIPNIPGAPTFNGTIGTSGDSITGDFSQSGGQYEFHLARLNAVEAAVEKQTLDDKLKNLREYVDSAMKDWKVPGLGLAIVKDGKVIFAEGFGYRKVKDKLPVTSATLFAIGSSTKAFTTMIMGMLVDDGKVEWDKPVRNYIPWFKMKDQFASERMTPRDLVTHRSGLPRHDLVWYNNLTASRKDFVERLQYLEPNKDFRTDFQYQNLMFMTAGYLEEQLTAKSWEDNVRERIFNPLGMTASNFSVLESQKAADYALPYKEEDSVVNEIPFRQITQMGPAGSINSNLNDMAKWVMLHLNNGKVGDKQLVSAAQLTQMHTPYMAISQPQMYEEVSLAGYGLGWFIASYRGHTRVYHGGNIDGFSALVSLYPQDNLGIVVLTNMDGTPVTGIANHRAADLMLGLDPIDWNARNKTTQAQAEEARKKAPPTEMEQVKNTKPSHPLADFAGTYVNPGYGPVKVTFDGRQLSALYNGLQIGLEHWHYDVFRVKLRELADQKLFFNFMTNDKGDIDRVSSVLEPTVAAIVFTRRAADEMRDPKFLTKFVGDYEFPGQTVKFELRGDSILTVTVPGQPTYELEPYKGTEFLLKGVSGFSVEFQVDKSGAVLSATFKQPNGNFTATRKK; this is encoded by the coding sequence ATGAAAAATTGGCAAAAAGGATTGTTCATCGCGCTGGGAGCGCTGTTTCTTATTCTCCTGGCGGTATTTATATCGAGTTCTGCTTCCGCGGCCGCCGATGTCACCGGCCACTGGGACGGCGCCATCTCCCTTCCGGGAACTGAACTCAAAATTACCGTAAATTTTACCAATGATTCCACTGGTGCACTTGCCGGCACGATCGATATTCCCCAGCAGGGCGCCAATAATCTTCCCCTGGGAAATGTCTCTCAAATTGAAAATACCGTCCAATTTCAGATACCGAATATTCCGGGCGCGCCGACTTTCAATGGCACTATTGGAACCAGCGGGGATTCTATCACCGGCGATTTTTCCCAGAGCGGGGGGCAGTATGAATTCCATCTGGCCCGCCTGAATGCCGTCGAAGCGGCCGTAGAGAAGCAGACGCTGGATGATAAATTAAAAAATCTCCGCGAATATGTTGACTCCGCCATGAAAGACTGGAAAGTCCCGGGGCTGGGATTGGCGATTGTCAAAGACGGTAAAGTGATTTTTGCCGAAGGTTTCGGCTATCGCAAGGTGAAAGACAAACTTCCCGTAACATCGGCAACCCTTTTTGCCATCGGGTCATCGACCAAGGCCTTCACCACCATGATTATGGGGATGCTGGTCGATGACGGCAAAGTCGAATGGGACAAGCCGGTCCGCAACTATATCCCGTGGTTCAAAATGAAGGATCAGTTCGCTTCGGAACGAATGACCCCGCGCGATCTGGTGACACACCGCTCCGGTCTCCCGCGTCACGATCTGGTCTGGTACAACAACCTGACCGCTTCCAGAAAAGATTTTGTCGAGCGTCTGCAGTACCTGGAGCCGAACAAAGATTTCCGCACCGATTTTCAATACCAGAACCTGATGTTCATGACGGCTGGGTATCTGGAGGAACAACTGACCGCCAAAAGCTGGGAGGATAATGTCCGGGAGCGGATATTTAATCCGCTCGGCATGACCGCCAGCAATTTCTCGGTCCTGGAATCGCAGAAAGCCGCCGATTATGCCCTTCCCTACAAGGAAGAAGACAGCGTGGTCAATGAGATACCGTTCCGCCAGATCACCCAGATGGGGCCGGCCGGCTCGATAAATTCCAACCTCAACGATATGGCCAAATGGGTCATGCTTCACCTGAACAACGGCAAGGTCGGCGATAAGCAACTTGTCTCGGCCGCGCAGTTGACCCAGATGCATACCCCGTACATGGCGATTTCCCAGCCCCAGATGTACGAGGAGGTCTCCCTTGCCGGTTATGGGTTAGGGTGGTTTATTGCGTCGTACCGAGGCCATACCCGCGTCTATCACGGCGGGAATATCGACGGGTTCTCGGCGCTGGTGTCGCTCTATCCACAGGACAATCTGGGGATAGTGGTGCTGACCAACATGGACGGCACGCCGGTTACGGGTATCGCCAATCACCGGGCCGCCGACCTGATGCTCGGGCTCGACCCGATCGACTGGAACGCCCGTAATAAAACCACTCAGGCGCAGGCCGAAGAGGCCCGCAAGAAGGCCCCCCCGACCGAGATGGAGCAGGTCAAAAACACGAAACCGTCGCATCCTCTCGCCGACTTCGCCGGCACCTATGTCAATCCCGGTTACGGGCCGGTGAAGGTCACGTTCGACGGCAGGCAGTTGAGCGCCCTCTACAACGGCCTTCAGATCGGGCTGGAGCACTGGCACTATGATGTTTTCCGCGTCAAGTTGCGGGAACTGGCGGACCAGAAACTTTTCTTCAATTTCATGACCAACGACAAGGGCGATATCGACCGGGTATCGTCGGTACTGGAGCCGACGGTCGCCGCGATTGTTTTCACCCGCCGGGCGGCCGACGAAATGCGCGATCCAAAGTTTCTGACCAAATTTGTTGGCGATTACGAGTTCCCCGGCCAGACGGTCAAATTCGAGTTGCGCGGCGACAGTATTCTGACGGTCACGGTTCCCGGCCAGCCGACCTACGAGTTGGAACCGTACAAGGGAACCGAATTCCTCCTCAAGGGGGTCAGCGGTTTCAGTGTCGAATTCCAGGTCGATAAATCGGGCGCGGTCCTTTCGGCGACCTTCAAGCAACCGAACGGCAATTTCACAGCGACGAGGAAGAAATAG
- a CDS encoding conserved membrane hypothetical protein (Evidence 4 : Unknown function but conserved in other organisms), which produces MEHFWEIFPVIAVFGAAVLVVKYSLDFKTRQKLIDKGLVDEKVKYLFFQNSGMTNGSSLKWGMVLVAIGLGALTGMFRPDEYDSTLAISMMLILGGIALILYYAISSRTSKKDRDSNTSI; this is translated from the coding sequence ATGGAACATTTTTGGGAAATCTTTCCGGTAATTGCGGTCTTTGGAGCGGCGGTTTTGGTGGTGAAATACTCCCTCGATTTCAAGACCCGCCAGAAACTTATCGACAAGGGGCTGGTCGACGAAAAAGTCAAATACCTTTTCTTCCAGAACAGCGGCATGACCAATGGATCATCGCTGAAATGGGGCATGGTGCTGGTGGCTATCGGTCTGGGAGCGCTGACCGGGATGTTTCGGCCGGACGAGTACGATTCCACGCTGGCGATTTCGATGATGCTCATTTTGGGCGGTATCGCCTTGATTCTATACTATGCCATATCATCGCGGACATCCAAAAAAGACCGTGACTCCAATACCTCAATCTGA
- a CDS encoding RNA polymerase, sigma-24 subunit, ECF subfamily has translation MNDNRTLVETILKGDTDAFRILIRDHQRLVSHIVCRMVKNREDVEDVCQEVFLKIHRSLKDFKFNSQLSTWVAAIAFNTAVSHLQKGKGEPSLVSEDDATESSMAISEDAGPDRLSERASLSNFLQAEIDRLPPLFGTIIALFHLHEMSYQEIGNIMRLPEGTVKSYLFRGRRLLKQRLTARIPQEDLCL, from the coding sequence ATGAACGATAACCGCACCCTTGTCGAAACCATCCTTAAGGGCGATACTGACGCGTTCCGAATTCTGATTCGTGACCATCAAAGGCTGGTGTCTCATATTGTTTGCCGGATGGTGAAAAACAGGGAAGATGTCGAGGATGTCTGTCAGGAGGTTTTTTTGAAAATTCACCGGAGCCTGAAGGACTTCAAGTTCAATTCGCAACTTTCCACCTGGGTGGCGGCTATCGCATTCAATACGGCCGTCTCCCATTTGCAGAAAGGGAAAGGGGAGCCATCGCTTGTGAGTGAAGATGATGCGACTGAATCCTCGATGGCTATCTCCGAAGATGCCGGGCCCGACAGATTATCCGAACGAGCCAGCCTCTCAAATTTTTTGCAGGCCGAAATCGACCGTTTGCCGCCGCTTTTCGGTACCATAATAGCGCTGTTCCATCTTCACGAAATGAGTTATCAGGAAATCGGAAATATCATGAGGTTGCCCGAAGGAACGGTTAAAAGCTATCTGTTCCGCGGACGGCGCCTTCTCAAGCAAAGATTGACCGCCAGAATCCCGCAGGAGGATTTATGTCTATAA
- a CDS encoding hypothetical protein (Evidence 5 : Unknown function) has translation MSINHLTDDQIQQFLDGSADISACHHLENCSICREHLKVYEGLYNELKRDTPVELSADFPRKIMDILNSGSGQSAISWITVVLSLLGVAGAFLTIFFYYGVGFIRGPYEQIVVSFEKAAEALNNGFILVVATVLILIFLGILDRNIARVRRRIL, from the coding sequence ATGTCTATAAATCATTTGACCGATGATCAAATTCAGCAATTTCTCGATGGTTCTGCCGATATATCGGCCTGTCACCACCTGGAGAATTGTTCCATTTGCCGAGAGCATTTGAAAGTCTATGAGGGTTTATATAACGAATTAAAACGTGATACTCCCGTTGAACTCTCGGCTGACTTTCCCCGGAAAATTATGGATATTCTAAATTCCGGCAGCGGCCAAAGCGCGATCAGCTGGATTACCGTAGTCCTGTCGCTATTGGGAGTGGCAGGGGCGTTCCTGACGATTTTCTTCTATTATGGAGTTGGTTTCATACGGGGACCGTATGAACAGATTGTCGTATCATTTGAGAAGGCGGCCGAGGCTCTCAACAATGGTTTCATTCTGGTCGTGGCGACAGTCCTGATTTTGATTTTTCTGGGGATCCTGGACCGGAATATCGCCCGGGTCCGACGCCGGATTTTATAA
- a CDS encoding membrane hypothetical protein (Evidence 5 : Unknown function): MKKYWIPAAIFIAFAGLYIGYSAYKNTRFLYRPVWDVAQYVDISERGYDAHPCTPTDYPPGRICGNVGWYPLWPLLIAAFRPLAGGSSQSAYLILSFLFSFLGLIFLFRFMDRKFGTIPATLTLASLVLGPASFYFLSGFPYALILFLFSFYMILLYFVKGPTREIGLFFTALAISLSYPSAMLFAIIPAVLQISDGKPLVRNLRDYHFWLKLAKFTIPFILGPLLLWSYFYFRFDDFFLQLHFQEKYHRTAEIPFVTIFKSLTRYPIFSPENGVILWYGLILLLFIPYGIGAELWLTAIVLYLFSLSTGTTLSIYRHYLIIFPAYMIIGASRRPLWFRILFILLGLLLAVLIMFPGFISNRLI; encoded by the coding sequence ATGAAAAAGTATTGGATTCCTGCCGCCATCTTTATCGCTTTCGCCGGCCTTTATATAGGCTATTCGGCATATAAAAATACCCGCTTTCTTTATCGCCCGGTCTGGGATGTGGCCCAGTATGTCGATATTTCGGAGCGCGGTTATGACGCCCATCCGTGCACGCCCACCGATTACCCGCCGGGAAGGATTTGCGGTAATGTCGGCTGGTACCCACTCTGGCCCCTCTTGATCGCGGCCTTCCGGCCGCTGGCGGGAGGATCATCGCAATCCGCCTACCTGATACTCTCTTTTTTATTTTCGTTCCTTGGCCTGATCTTTCTTTTTCGCTTCATGGACCGCAAATTCGGGACGATCCCGGCAACTTTGACTCTGGCATCGCTCGTTCTCGGGCCGGCGTCGTTTTATTTCCTGTCCGGATTTCCGTACGCCCTGATATTGTTCCTGTTCTCGTTCTATATGATATTGCTTTATTTCGTAAAGGGGCCGACTCGGGAAATTGGTCTATTTTTCACGGCTCTGGCCATATCATTAAGTTATCCATCGGCCATGCTGTTTGCTATAATTCCGGCGGTTCTGCAAATCTCTGATGGCAAACCTTTGGTGCGAAATCTAAGAGACTACCATTTCTGGCTCAAACTGGCCAAATTTACCATCCCGTTTATCCTTGGGCCCCTCCTTTTGTGGAGCTATTTCTATTTTCGCTTTGACGATTTTTTCCTGCAACTCCATTTTCAGGAGAAATATCATCGAACGGCCGAAATCCCTTTTGTCACAATTTTCAAGAGTTTGACCCGCTATCCGATTTTCAGTCCCGAAAATGGCGTAATCTTATGGTATGGACTGATCCTGCTTCTCTTTATTCCTTACGGGATTGGGGCGGAATTGTGGCTTACGGCCATCGTTCTATACCTTTTTTCGCTGTCCACCGGGACCACCCTTTCGATTTACCGCCACTATCTTATTATTTTTCCGGCTTATATGATTATCGGGGCATCCCGGCGCCCTCTCTGGTTCAGGATTCTCTTCATATTGCTTGGACTGCTTCTGGCCGTCCTAATCATGTTTCCGGGATTCATTTCCAACCGCCTTATTTGA